The genomic interval gttttccggttttttaaaaatataaatttcacaatttgtcattaaaaatttgtttataaaaaaaaaaaaaattgatttaaaaaaaaactgttttatacttttattaatatattagactatataatagtattaatattagactattggtatagttataagttatatattagtattagttataaacttttagtgatttagtattaacattttatgtaataatttataaattataataagaaattatttcatatatgaatatatatgttatatataaaatttcacataaaaatttataattatacattatatataaaacttatatatattaatatttaatatatataaaatattttgtataaaacttatatataaaaatattattttttatttttttaatcaaccggtccggtccggttcggtccggtccaaaaaattccggaaccggaaccggaccggaaccggccggtttttacgttttaaaaaccggttccggaccggaccggttcaaaaccggtaaaaccggtccggttcggtccggtccggtccggttttccggttttccggtttgagtttacacccctaattatattggccttgtttggatataagaagtctttcatctcatctcaatattataattttttcaaattcttatacaaaatataattttctttttaaattttaaaataataataatattaaaaaataatattctaacaatattttattcaatttttaattttcatcttaacttatttcatatcaactcattcTCCAAATGGCACCATAGTCTATTCAACAAGCTGTTGATGcaagttaaaaattatattaacctTGATCAtttaagtcaattttttttttaaaaaatttcttcacttatatatatatatatatatatattaaataaaaaagcttTTAGACTCGAGAGTCCGAGGCCCTATACTGAAACTTAACGCAAAAAATCATTTggattaaaaacaaaaaagacgttatatataaaaaccacaaaaaaaaattttttcaaataaatgagtaatgatacacgttcaatattttttacaatttttttatgagtaatgttagatgcaGTCTTAGAGTGTACAAGACTCGCCtattctctttgaaaaagagGGGTCcaccaccattaaaaaattaaacttttttatatagattttatatttacacatttttttataaaatgagtgTGTGAGAGTTGAATAccctaaaactataaatatcatttttcattttttaaacaaccatattttaaattgagggtATTTATGTAAAACTATGTGGActgttataaattattttataaaaatgcttCTCATTTAACACATGGTTGTGTGAAGGGTTATGAAAAGATTTGCATGTGTATTATTTTCTTACTTTAAAATGACTAGGGTCAAAAGGGGTTTGGAACTTCATCCCTCATTCCTCTTCTCTCTagttttggtctttttttttttctaatttttttggttttatttgttttttcgtTCACAGTAAGATGAAATGTAGATTTGTTGTTCTTCAAAACCAGGCGACCACCATGCACCCCACCACAAGATGCCCAAGGCGCCAATCATTCAAACGGACGAAAAATCTCATCGAACGAAGTGGCACATGAGCCACATGCGCGGCCCAAAGTGCGCGCGTGACATCTACGCGCCATTGCATGAGGAGCTCTATCGCCACCACGCGTGACTTTTCTGGTACCAGAGTCATCGGTTTCTTCAGACCTAACGTTTCGCCAAACATCCAGGGTGTTTGCATTTCTTATTTCCTCTAAGGTTGAAAATGCGGATCTACAACTTGAACTTTTCAAGTTGTAATTtgctattttttcatatatcttttatgttttatgttatttcctttgttttaagttaaaaaaaaaattctatatatagtctCTTGGATTTTTGTCTATAAAGTGTGTCCTCTCTCCATCTTGGATAAAGTGTGGGGTTGTTTAATTCTATTTTAGGACAAAATGTAGGATTTGTTAAATCTATCTTAGGACAGAGTACTGTCTCTCAGACGGTTTGTCTATAGATAGTTACAGCAATGGATTAGACCATGTCAGTCGCAAAGAAATTTGTGCATTGGAGAGCATTAAAAGCAGTAGTTGACTTGTATTCTATATATCTCAGGTGAAAGTTATAATGTCTCGTTATGAATGAATGCATgttgttccaaaaaaaaaaaaaattgtcttacTCTATccttttttaggaaaatcactTGATCTGATCACACGCAAGCTAGAGGGACTAACATGAGTAAAGAAATTTTGTCATCCTCCTTGCTCTTATGACTTTATAGTTTTAGACAGTGCTAATAAAACTTCTTGGTTTCAACCTAAGCAATAGATCGAACTCACCCCTGCTCTTTTATCAGCCCGATTGGTACTGCCAGTAGCTTTAGGCTTGGCACTTGTTATATTTGCAGTTGTAGAATTTGCACGTCTCAGTTTGGAAGTTTCTCAAGCAGTACTAGCTGAGGATTGAAtcctgtaaaagaaaaatatatatcaatatatactACCTTACCGATAGctacaaaattgatttttatcttatttttgctTGATAATCTCATACAAATAGCTATTGTAGGGACTGACTTCTGTTTTAAGTTGACAGATTTGGATAGTTTGGGTTGTGGGTCCTTGAAATCAAATGAAACCAGTTTTCTTTCAATCTTCTTTCTGGATCGTTTGCTGCAGAAAAATCCATTGAACTTCTTCTTTCCTTTGACATCCTTTTCTCAGTTGCCAAAGAAAATGGTTGAGGGATCGTGTGCTTTCCTTTGGCATTTTGTTTTAAACCTTCTTTTGATTTCTTTGATGAATCTGTTTGCAACCCAACACTAATTTCTCCCTTATTTTCTTGTCGGTCTTTCTCTGTATCCTTAGGCAATTGATTCTCTCCAGGCATGGGAATGAGTTTTTCCGCTTGATCAGCTTCAAAGTTTTTATCGGGCTTTCCTTCTTCACTCTGTTCATGTTCATGACTGTTTGATATGGTTTTTCTCTTCCATATTGGGCAAGGTCGCACAGAACTGcgagaaaaaaaagtttttacacAATATATATGCACAAAGATACACACACAAGAAATTTCAAGCCTTTGTCATAATCGAAAGATGCATATCATGATTCATCAGTTGGTCATCCTCACGGATCATATAAATGAGAATTAGTAGTTAATGTAGTTCATGATTCATCAGTAAAACATGAACTTGACCCTAATGTATATTtatagagtaattctatatataatagtgaagtgcgtaaatatcgcataatcattttgaaaaagtgtggagtctactattaaaaatttaattcttttcatatgagtcttatgttttattcacttttttcaaaacgattatgcggcagttgcacaattcacgattgcaaataCCTTTCCTCGTATATTGGTATTATGTGTTAGTAAAAATCTTCCACGTCAAATGAAATGCCTCAAAGATAAGAATGTTCATATCCTTACTAGGTTCCTTATAGCCTGACATAACTTCGGTGctaatagaagaaaatgaataacGATACATGTACAATAATTTcttatgatcatattttaaattgaaggTATTTCTATGaaataatgttacttttataaataattttataaaaatactcataaTTTACAACATAATTGTGAAAAAGATTATGTGTAACATCCCATCCCTAGGATTAGAAATGTCACGTATATACGTAACTAAGCCAGGTAAGAGACttgcataattttaaaaaaataatattgttcattcCAAAAGAAAACTTAAGTTAAATCATTGTCTAAAACATAGTCATATCCAAGTTTCCAAACCAACTAAATgtaaagaaatcataaatataGTCTAAAGTTCATTAGTCCGCTCCTTCTAAATTTGGCCTGCTTGCTTGTAGTCCTCATTCTCCTCAcctgaatagtaaaaaaaaaaaaaaatgaaataaaactaaaatgagtcgaaaacttAAGAACTCAcaacaatgtaaacataataattaaaagacttttataaaatttttatgctGAATAAAATTCTTGTCTATCATACTGATGCTCATGCTATACAAGATTGTcttaacttatttaaattaattgactGATCTGACTGGCTCATTCACTTAATcctgtgtgtaaggttgtgcaTCGGCTCCACATCCCGTTGCAGCAAGGGGAGTTGTTGAGTAGTATTCTGATATATTAGGTGGACTATGCTTGAGTCTATGGCTTGCACATCTACTTTGAATACTGAACTAAAATGCCATTTGATTaactaatatgatattatcttaTCTTGCACCTGAATTTAATATAACTTGTGTGTCTTATGTAatgtgagatgcatgacattcgtactaatataaataactgTCAAATGTTAAACCTGGACATGATGctgaaaattaatataatcataTGCTATGATGATTGATATGCTTACACAGATCGTATCATGCATGGTACATAAAAAGAGCGTCTATCAAAGAACTGGTTTTAATAGTAATAGTCAAACTatatgttaatcctaatttgtgatcaaattacttaccttaAAACACTGATACAGAATAATCTTCTCGTATCTCGTTGCCTATAAGAAAAACTATTCATCACTAAAAATTCTAGGAATCGTATTTTGGCGCTCCATTTAATAATTGAACtcacaataataacaataataactaTTTTGTtacgttaaaaaaaatactattattattttaaattcaaataattatctatttttctaaatcGTAACTCAgtagtaatttatatgaaaatctatcaaaaaaattagtggaaaaatcataaacttaaacaatttaaaatgttttattaaactTTAACCTATTATTATCTTCTactgaaattagtaataaaatacttaaagtttaaattaaatctTGTCGGAAGTCTAAGCCCACGTAAATAGGACAATCAAAATCCGAAAACTCAACAATAAGCATTTAACGGCAGATATGGAATTACACAACAACCCATGAGGCTTTAGAGACCTCTTACGTAAATTAAAATGTATTGTTTAAAAGGCAAAGTTGTAAAATCAGCTTAAAACCTCATCTACAAAGCAACTTGATTGATCATAGAGAAGAAAAAGTTACAGGCAATTGACTTTCTGTAATTATAAAAACAGTGCataaatttgattaaaagaGACAAGTTcaagaaaaagacaaacatgAAATATtctggaaaaagaaacaaagataaaCCTTACAATAAGGGCACTTATGTAAATTTAACCAAAAGAATAGTGATGTAATTTAGCACTTTAGATATCTATGAGCTGAGCCACACGAACAGAATTTTATTCACAAAGAAACGTTAGACCGAGACAAAGAAAGGCTTGAAAGCTCGATCACCGTGCGACAAGGGATTTCGTGCGAGAGGAAGACAGGCGATGTTAAAGACGTACGGCCGGACAAAGATCTTCCTCTTCCAAAGGCACGGTGGAGCAGAATGGAGTAACACGAGACTGATGGAAGATGATCAGTCGGCAAACTCATTGGTTGCCTGAGAACCTCCAATCCTGAGAGAAATTACAAAGCTCAGGCGCTGGAGAAATTACAACGTCAGCACCAGAACTCAGCGAATGTTGACGAGGTTATTGGAAGGGAAATTTTGCCTGATGGTATGAGATCGAGAATATAGAATCAAGGAGGTTTGAGATTTGCTGCTCTCCGAAATCACCCAGAACATGGAATATAAATTGAATGATTCGGCTGTTACATTGTAACGTCTCAAAAATCTGAAGGATCGCCCGATTTGAAACCGAAATAGCAGCTGAAAAATCTGAAGGttttaaggaaataaattaagaattaaaattagttataataatgatactaataaaatagaaaaaattaaaaattctaaattaaaaatcatgGCTATTACAAATCTCATCTCTAAAAGAAATCTTGTACTCGAGATGGAACGTATCTCGTTCAAAATAAGTAGGATATTTCTCCTTCATGTCGTCCTTGCGCTCCCACGTGGCTTCTCTCTCCCTATGGTGACTCTAAAGTACCTTCACCATTTTGATAGTTTTGTTATGTAGGACTTGATCATTTTGTATCAATATTCCCATTGGAAATTCTTCATAAATAAGATCATCTTGAATCTGAAGAGGCTCGTGCTCCAACACATGAGTGGGGTCTGGGGCATACTTCCGAAGCATAGAAACATGGAACACATTATGAATTGCCGATAATTGAGGTGGAAGTGTCAACTTGTACGCTGCAACTCCTATTCTTTCTAACATTTCAATAGGATTGATATACCTCAGACTcaattttcctttgtttttttttttccaaatatccCTTTCATCGGTGCAACTTTTAGTAGCACTTTATTGCCTTCCTCAAATTCTAGTTCCCGTCTCCTCTGGTTCGCATTTTCTTCTGCCTCTCTTGTGCAACGACAAGTTTcttttgaataattaaaattttcttgcaCATGTTTTGAATAATTTCCTATCTCATTATTCTGCGCTCTTCGACTTCATCCCAATAGATAGGTAATCTACATTTACGTCCGTACAGAAGTTCGTATGACACTGCCTCAATACTCTCATggtaactattattataagcgaACTCAATGAAAGGTAAATATCATATCCAGTTGCCCATAAACTCCATAACACATGCCCTGAGCATATCCTCCATAATTTGAATTGTTCTCTCCGATTGACCATTTGTCTGAGGATGGAATGTGGTACTATAAGTTAGTTGAGTTCCCAACTCCTTCTATACATTTCTCTAGAATGCTGAGATGAAACGTGTATCTCTGTCAGAGACAATCTTAGATGGTACCCCATGTAGTCTGACAATCTCTTTCACATACAACTCTGCCAATCTATCAATGAAGTATGCCATTTGAATGGGAATAAAGTGAGCTGATTTTGACAatcgatcaacaatcacccacaCTGCATCTTGAGTTCCTGGTGCCCTAGGAAACCCTGATGCAAAATCTATTCATATCTCATCCCACGTTCAAATTGGTATAAGAAGTGGCTGAAATGTACCTGAGGGCCTCTAATGTTTTGCCTTAACTTGTTGACACGTCAAACATTGTGCTATATAATTTATCACCTCTCGTTTCATACCATTCCGCCAAAAGTGTTGTTTCAAATCTTGATACATCTTAATACTCCCTGGGTGAAACGTATACAGTGAGCGATGGGCTTCTCTCAAAATCAAATCTCTAATCTCTCTGTCATTAGGTACACATAATCTTCTTCTAAACCTCAGGGTGCCATCATTTGATACTGAGTAGTCAGGTCTCTTGCCTTCTGATACCTCCACCTTTAACTTCATCACTTCTGTATAACCAGCTTGAGCGACATTAATCCGAGCTGTCAATGTTGATCCTAAGGTCAAACTACTTAATTTAGCTTGGGTATCCCTGATCACCTCAATACCTGCTCGCTCCATATCCAACAATATGTGTTTTTGGGATGTATACATTGTAGCCAGTGTATCGGAAGGCAATTTCCCACTTGGCGCATTTGTTACAACATTTGCCTTACCTGGATGGTAATTAATATTGCAATCATAGTCCTTCAGGAGTTCAAACCATCTGTGTTGTCTCATATTCAACTCTTTCtatatgaagaaatatttcagGCTCTTATGATCAGTATAAATCTCACTTTTCACTGTAAAGATAATGTCTCCATATCTTCAAAGCGAATACCACAGCtgcaagttccagatcatgGGTCAGGTAACTCTGCTCATAATTTCTCAGTTGTCGGGAGGCATATGCAATGACTTTCCTATGTCGTATTAAAACACAACCCAATCTCTTAAGTGAAGAGTCACTATATATGACAAATCCTCCATCTCTTGAGGGAATTGTAAGTACTGGTGCAGTCACTAGtgttttctttaattcttgAAAGCTCTTCTCACACTCATCTGTCcataaaaacttctcattctttCTTGTCAACTTTGTCATCGGTGCTGCAATACTTGAAAACCCTTCTACAAATCTTCTGTAGTAACCAGCAAGACGTAAGAAATTCCGTACCTCATTAACATTACTAGACTTAGCCCATTTCACCATTGTTCAATATTTGCTAGATCCATTGAAATTCCTTTTCTTAACACCACATGTCCTAGGAATGCGATCTCTTGtaaccaaaattcacacttattaaattttgcatatagtttcttttcttaaaatactGTAAGGGCCATCTTTAAGTGGTCCTCATGTTCTTTATGACTCCGAGAGTAAATAAggatatcatcaataaaaat from Juglans regia cultivar Chandler chromosome 2, Walnut 2.0, whole genome shotgun sequence carries:
- the LOC118347689 gene encoding uncharacterized protein LOC118347689 gives rise to the protein MVKWAKSSNVNEVRNFLRLAGYYRRFVEGFSSIAAPMTKLTRKNEKFLWTDECEKSFQELKKTLVTAPVLTIPSRDGGFVIYSDSSLKRLGCVLIRHRKVIAYASRQLRNYEQSYLTHDLELAAVKELNMRQHRWFELLKDYDCNINYHPGKANVVTNAPSGKLPSDTLATMYTSQKHILLDMERAGIEVIRDTQAKLSSLTLGSTLTARINVAQAGYTEVMKLKVEVSEGKRPDYSVSNDGTLRFRRRLCVPNDREIRDLILREAHRSLYTFHPGSIKMYQDLKQHFWRNGFPRAPGTQDAVWVIVDRLSKSAHFIPIQMAYFIDRLAELYVKEIVRLHGVPSKIVSDRDTQRIGVAAYKLTLPPQLSAIHNVFHVSMLRKYAPDPTHVLEHEPLQIQDDLIYEEFPMGILIQNDQVLHNKTIKMVKRLSFVISLRIGGSQATNEFAD